The Limanda limanda chromosome 14, fLimLim1.1, whole genome shotgun sequence genomic interval AGGAAAGAATGGTAGGACAATGGTCTGActtgaaaaagagagaaaacaagcaaatggATAAAATGAAATCCATTGAATTCCTGAGAATAAGACTTCAAGAGCTCGACGCCAGGATGAGTCAAAACATGAACCACAAAATGATCAGATTGGAACAAAACAAGGAAGACATCCTGAAACTGGTCAGTATTCTAGAGGAAAAGCAAGAGGCTCTGGATGTACATAAAATCAATATGAAGAGTTGCACTGAGATGCtcgtgagagaaagagaaggattgAAGAGTCTGATGTCAGAAATTGTCATCCTAAGACAATTCATGGAAAATCAACTGAAGCCAGAGACTTTGTCGGAAAAGAAAGAGCTCTTGAAACTAAAAGCAGAACTGGATCAGAAGAGAGAAGATCTGGAAAGACTGTCTGAGAAGATGGACCAAGAAAAACTGGTCTTGAATCTGATCAGATCTGAAAACCAGAAGCAATGTGACCTATTACAACAAGATGCGCAAgatataaaagaggaaaaagaaaaattgaaacTCACAAAGACTGAACTACAACAGAAGAGGGAACATGTCGACAGTCTGTTGGATGACATAAGCCgagagaaaagcaacattaaagatCTGACCCTTCAGCTTCagtcacaaagaaacacatttgaaaatgtcattgACAAGGTCATGttaaaacaacaagaacaagagcTCCACGATGACACCATCAGGAGACTGAAACTAGaactggaaaacagagagaacagtgtACTAACAGAAAGACAAGAACTGGAAGTTGGGAGGAAAAATATCGacaagacaaaagaagaagttGAAGCTACTATGAACAACATCAGTGGTGAGAGAGAACGCCTCAGTCAGCTAAAGACTGacatcatcagagagagagaaatgtttttgaatgaaaagtACAAACTGGAAAGAGGAAGGTCTGAGCTGAAAATAAGAGAACATCAAGTAatcaataaaatgaaagttgtagaaactgtgaaagtaaaactccaacagctaaatgaaagaattagtgatgaaatcaaagtgaaaatgCAAAGTTTGGAACAAAATAATGAAGATGTACTTATACTGTGcactgcactgggagaaagGTTCACTGAAATTGAAGGACTGAAAGAAGACATGGCTTGTTACACTGAGCTGATGGGCAGAGACAAGGAGGGTCTGATAAAAGTACTGTCAGACATTGTCATCCAGAAAGAGGACTGTGAAAATCTATGGAAACAAAAGGTTAGGGCCGAACAACTACATCTTgacaaacagaagacagagttgaaagaggagagagaagatctGGAAACAATGAATGAGACAATGAACAATTATAAACTGGACATGGAGCTGATGAGGTCTGACATCCAGAAACAAACCTACCTAttacaaaagaataaacattatttcacaGATGAAAGGGAGAACttggaaatgacaaacacagagttacaaaagaagataaaacatGCAGACAACCTGTTTGATGACattaacagagagaaaagcaacattaaagatctgactcttcaggttcacacacagagaaagaagcttCAGAATGTGACGAACATGATCGCCTTGAAGCAAAGAGAGCAAGGAGTAAAGGATGGTGACATCAGGAGACAAATTCAAGAACTACAAACCCAGAAGAACAGTGTTTTGGCAGAAAGATCAGAACTGGATGTTTTGAGGATGGATCTCAAAAATAAGAATCTTGAGGTTGaagctgaaatgaaaaccatCAGTCAAGAGAAAGAAGACTTTATTCAGATGAAGGTTGAAGTAGAAAAAGAGAGCGAACTGCTTTTGATTGAAAAGGAAAGAATGGAAGGACAATGGTCTGActtgaaaaagagagaaaacaagcaaatggATAAAATGAAATCCATTGAATCCCTGAGAATAAGACTTCAAGAGCTCGATGCCAGGATGAGTCAAAACATGAACCACAAAATGATCAGATTGGAACAAAACAAGGAAGACATCCTGAAACTGGTCAGTATTCTAGAGGAAAAGCAAGAGGCTCTGGATGTACATAAAATCAATATGAAGAGATGCACTGAGATGCtcgtgagagaaagagaaggattgAAGAGTCTGATGTCAGAAATTGTCATCCTAAGACAATTCATGGAAAATCAACTGAAGCCAGAGACTTTGTCGGAAAAGAAAGAGCTCTTGAAACTAAAAGCAGAACTGGATCAGAAGAGAGAAGATCTGGAAAGACTGTCTGAGAAGATGGACCAAGAAAAACTGGTCTTGAATCTGATCAGATCTGAAAACCAGAAGCAATGTGACTTATTACAACAAGATGCGCAAGATATAAAAGacgaaaaagaaaaattgaaacTCACAAAGACTGAACTACAAGAGAAGAGGGAACATGTCGACAGTCTGTTGGATGACATAAGCCgagagaaaagcaacattaaagatCTGACCCTTCAGCTTCagtcacaaagaaacacatttgaaaatgtcattgACAAGGTCATGTtaaaagaacaagaacaagagctCCACGATGACACCATCAGGAGACTGAAACTAGaactggaaaacagagagaacagtgtACTAACAGAAAGACAAGAACTGGAAGTTGGGAGGAAAAATATCGacaagacaaaagaagaagttGAAGCTACTATGAACAACATCAGTGGTATGAGAGAACGCCTCAGTCAGCTAAAGACTGACAtcgtcagagagagagaaatgtttttgaatgaaaagtACAAACTGGAAAGAGAAAGGTCTGAGCTGAAAATAAGAGAACATAAGGTCatcaataaaatgaaagttgtagaaactgtgaaagtaaaactccaacagctaaatgaaagaattagtgatgaaatcaaagtgaaaatgCAAAGTTTGCAACAAAATAATGAAGATGTACTTATACTGTacactgcactgggagaaagGTTCACTGAAATTGAAGGACTGAAAGAAGACATGGCTTGTTACACTGAGCTGATGGGCAGAGACAAGGAGGGTCTGATAAAAGTACTGTCAGACATTGTCATCCAGAAAGAGGACTGTGAAAATCTATGGAAACAAAAGGTTAGGGCCGAACAACTACATCTTgacaaacagaagacagagttgaaagaggagagagaagatctGGAAACAATGAATGAGACAATGAACAATTATAAACTGGACATGGAGCTGATGAGGTCTGACATCCAGAAACAAACTGACCTAttacaaaagaataaacattatttcacaGATGAAAGGGAGAACttggaaatgacaaacacagagttacaaaagaagataaaacatGCAGACAACCTGTTTGATGACattaacagagagaaaagcaacattaaagatctgactcttcaggttcacacacagagaaagaagcttCAGAATGTGACGAACATGATCGCCTTGAAACAAAGAGAGCAAGTAGTAAAGGAAGGTGACATCAGGAGACAAATTCAAGAACTACAAACCCAGAAGAACAGTGTTTTGGCAGAAAGAGAAGAACTGGATGTTTTGAGGATGGATCTCAAAAATAAGAATCTTGAGGTTGaagctgaaatgaaaaccatCAGTCAAGAGAAAGAAGACTTTATTCAGATGAAGGTTGAAGTAGAAAAAGAGAGCGAACTGCTTTTGATTGAAAAGGAAAGAATGGAAGGACAATGGTCTGActtgaaaaagagagaaaacaagcaaatggATAAAATGAAATCCATTGAATCCCTGAGAATAAGACTTCAAGAGCTCGATGCCAGGATGAGTCAAAACATGAACCACAAAATGATCAGATTGGAACAAAACAAGGAAGACATCCTGAAACTGGTCAGTATTCTAGAGGAAAAGCAAGAGGCTCTGGATGTACATAAAATCAATATGAAGAGTTGCACTGAGATGCtcgtgagagaaagagaaggattgAAGAGTCTGATGTCAGAAATTGTCATCCTAAGACAATTCATGGAAAATCAACTGAAGCCAGAGACTTTGTCGGAAAAGAAAGAGCTCTTGAAACTAAAAGCAGAACTGGATCAGAAGAGAGAAGATCTGGAAAGACTGTCTGAGAAGATGGACCAAGAAAAACTGGTCTTGAATCTGATCAGATCTGAAAACCAGAAGCAATGTGACCTATTACAACAAGATGCGCAAgatataaaagaggaaaaagaaacattgAAACTCACAAAGACTGAACTAAAACAGAAGAGGGAACATGTCGACAGTCTGTTGGATGACATAAGCCgagagaaaagcaacattaaagatCTGACCCTTCAGCTTCagtcacaaagaaacacatttgaaaatgtcattgACAAGGTCATGttaaaacaacaagaacaagagcTCCACGATGACACCATCAGGAGACTGAAACTAGaactggaaaacagagagaacagtgtACTAACAGAAAGACAAGAACTGGAAGTTGGGAGGAAAAATATCGacaagacaaaagaagaagttGAAGCTACTATGAACAACATCAGTGGTGAGAGAGAACGCCTCAGTCAGCTAAAGACTGacatcatcagagagagagaaatgtttttgaatgaaaagtACAAACTGGAAAGAGAAAGGTCTGAGCTGAAAATAAGAGAACATCAAGTCatcaataaaatgaaagttgtagaaactgtgaaagtaaaactccaacagctaaatgaaagaattagtgatgaaatcaaagtgaaaatgCAAAGTTTGCAACAAAATAATGAAGATGTACTTATACTGTacactgcactgggagaaagGTTCACTGAAATTGAAGGACTGAAAGAAGACATGGCTTGTTACACTGAGCTAATGGGCAGAGACAAGGAGGGTCTGATAAAAGTACTGTCAGACATTGTCATCCAGAAAGAGGACTGTGAAAATCTATGGAAACAAAAGGTTAGGGCCGAACAACTACATCTTgacaaacagaagacagagttgaaagaggagagagaagatctGGAAACAATGAATGAGACAATTAACAATTATAAACTGGACATGGAGCTGATGAGGTCTGACATCCAGAAACAAACTGACCTAttacaaaagaataaacattatttcacaGATGAAAGGGAGAACttggaaatgacaaacacagagttacaaaagaagataaaacatGCAGACAACCTGTTTGATGACattaacagagagaaaagcaacattaaagatctgactcttcaggttcacacacagagaaagaagcttCAGAATGTGACGAACATGATCGCCTTGAAGCAAAGAGAGCAAGGAGTAAAGGATGGTGACATCAGGAGACAAATTCCAGAACTACAAACCCAGAAGAACAGTGTTTTGGCAGAAAGAGAAGAACTGGATGTTTTGAAGATGGATCTCAAAAATAAGAATCTTGAGGTTGaagctgaaatgaaaaccatCAGTCAAGAGAAAGAAGACTTTATTCAGATGAAGGTTGAAGTAGAAAAAGAGAGCGAACTGCTTTTGATTGAAAAGGAAAGAATGGAAGGACAATGGTCTGActtgaaaaagagagaaaacaagcaaatggATAAAATGAAATCCATTGAATCCCTGAGAATAAGACTTCAAGAGCTCGATGCCAGGATGAGTCAAAACATGAACCACAAAATGATCAGATTGGAACAAAACAAGGAAGACATCCTGAAACTGGTCAGTATTCTAGAGGAAAAGCAAGAGGCTCTGGATGTACATAAAATCAATATGAAGAGTTGCACTGAGATGCtcgtgagagaaagagaaggattgAAGAGTCTGATGTCAGAAATTGTCATCCTAAGACAATTCATGGAAAATCAACTGAAGCCAGAGACTTTGTCGGAAAAGAAAGAGCTCTTGAAACTAAAAGCAGAACTGGATCAGAAGAGAGAAGATCTGGAAAGACTGTCTGAGAAGATGGACCAAGAAAAACTGGTCTTGAATCTGATCAGATCTGAAAACCAGAAGCAATGTGACCTATTACAACAAGATGCGCAAgatataaaagaggaaaaagaaaaattgaaacTCACAAAGACTGAACTAAAACAGAAGAGGGAACATGTCGACAGTCTGTTGGATGACATAAGCCgagagaaaagcaacattaaagatCTGACCCTTCAGCTTCagtcacaaagaaacacatttgaaaatgtcattgACAAGGTCATGTtaaaagaacaagaacaagagctCCACGATGACACCATCAGGAGACTGAAACTAGagctggaaaacagagagaacagtgtATTAACAGAAAGACAAGAACTGGAAGTTGGAAGGAAAAATATCGacaagacaaaagaagaagttGAAGCTACTATGAACAACATCAGTGGTGAGAGAGAACGCCTCAGTCAGCTAAAGACTGacatcatcagagagagagaaatgtttttgaatgaaaagtACAAACTGGAAAGAGAAAGGTCTGAGCTGAAAATAAGAGAACATCAAGTCatcaataaaatgaaagttgtagaaactgtgaaagtaaaactccaacagctaaatgaaagaattagtgatgaaatcaaagtgaaaatgCAAAGTTTGCAACAAAATAATGAAGATGTACTTATACTGTacactgcactgggagaaagGTTCACTGAAATTGAAGGACTGAAAGAAGACATGGCTTGTTACACTGAGCTGATGGGCAGAGACAAGGAGGGTCTGATAAAAGTACTGTCAGACATTGTCATCCAGAAAGAGGACTGTGAAAATCTATGGAAACAAAAGGTTAGGGCCGAACAACTACATCTTgacaaacagaagacagagttgaaagaggagagagaagatctGGAAACAATGAATGAGACAATGAACAATTATAAACTGGACATGGAGCTGATGAGGTCTGACATCCAGAAACAAACTGACCTAttacaaaagaataaacattatttcacaGATGAAAGGGAGAACttggaaatgacaaacacagagttacaaaagaagataaaacatGCAGACAACCTGTTTGATGACattaacagagagaaaagcaacattaaagatctgactcttcaggttcacacacagagaaagaagcttCAGAATGTGACGAACATGATCGCCTTGAAGCAAAGAGAGCAAGGAGTAAAGGATGGTGACATCAGGAGACAAATTCAAGAACTACAAACCCAGAAGAACAGTGTTTTGGCAGAAAGAGAAGAACTGGATGTTTTGAGGATGGATCTCAAAAATAAGAATCTTGAGGTTGaagctgaaatgaaaaccatCAGTCAAGAGAAAGAAGACTTTATTCAGATGAAGGTTGAAGTAGAAAAAGAGAGCGAACTGCTTTTGATTGAAAAGGAAAGAATGGAAGGACAATGGTCTGActtgaaaaagagagaaaacaagcaaatggATAAAATGAAATCCATTGAATCCCTGAGAATAAGACTTCAAGAGCTCGACGCCAGGATGAGTCAAAACATGAACCACAAAATGATCAGATTGGAACAAAACAAGGAAGACATCCTGAAACTGGTCAGTATTCTAGAGGAAAAGCAAGAGGCTCTGGATGTACATAAAATCAATATGAAGAGTTGCACTGAGATGCtcgtgagagaaagagaaggattgAAGAGCCTGATGTCAGAAATTGTCATCCTAAGACAATTCATGGAAAATCAACTGAAGCCAGAGACTTTGTCGGAAAAGAAAGAGCTCTTGAAACTAAAAGCAGAACTGGATCAGAAGAGAGAAGATCTGGAAAGACTGTCTGAGAAGATGGACCAAGAAAAACTGGTCTTGAATCTGATCAGATCTGAAAACCAGAAGCAATGTGACCTATTACAACAAGATGCGCAAgatataaaagaggaaaaagaaaaattgaaacTCACAAAGACTGAACTAAAACAGAAGAGGGAACATGTCGACAGTCTGTTGGATGACATAAGCCgagagaaaagcaacattaaagatCTGACCCTTCAGCTTCagtcacaaagaaacacatttgaaaatgtcattgACAAGGTCATGttaaaacaacaagaacaagagcTCCACGATGACACCATCAGGAGACTGAAACTAGaactggaaaacagagagaacagtgtATTAACAGAAAGACAAGAACTGGAAGTTGGAAGGAAAAATATCGacaagacaaaagaagaagttGAAGCTACTATGAACAACATCAGTGGTGAGAGAGAACGCCTCAGTCAGCTAAAGACTGacatcatcagagagagagaaatgtttttgaatgaaaagtACAAACTGGAAAGAGAAAGGTCTGAGCTGAAAATAAGAGAACATCAAGTCatcaataaaatgaaagttgtagaaactgtgaaagtaaaactccaacagctaaatgaaagaattagtgatgaaatcaaagtgaaaatgCAAAGTTTGCAACAAAATAATGAAGATGTACTTATACTGTacactgcactgggagaaagGTTCACTGAAATTGAAGGACTGAAAGAAGACATGGCTTGTTACACTGAGCTGATGGGCAGAGACAAGGAGGGTCTGATAAAAGTACTGTCAGACATTGTCATCCAGAAAGAGGACTGTGAAAATCTATGGAAACAAAAGGTTAGGGCCGAACAACTACATCTTgacaaacagaagacagagttgaaagaggagagagaagatctGGAAACAATGAATGAGACAATGAACAATTATAAACTGGACATGGAGCTGATGAGGTCTGACATCCAGAAACAAACTGACCTAttacaaaagaataaacattatttcacaGATGAAAGGGAGAACttggaaatgacaaacacagagttacaaaagaagataaaacatGCAGACAACCTGTTTGATGACattaacagagagaaaagcaacattaaagatctgactcttcaggttcacacacagagaaagaagcttCAGAATGTGACGAACATGATCGCCTTGAAGCAAAGAGAGCAAGGAGTAAAGGATGGTGACATCAGGAGACAAATTCAAGAACTACAAACCCAGAAGAACAGTGTTTTGGCAGAAAGAGAAGAACTGGATGTTTTGAGGATGGATCTCAAAAATAAGAATCTTGAGGTTGaagctgaaatgaaaaccatCAGTCAAGAGAAAGAAGACTTTATT includes:
- the LOC133018907 gene encoding uncharacterized protein LOC133018907, which encodes MNETMNNYKLDMELMRSDIQKQTDLLQKNKHYFTDERENLEMTNTELQKKIKHADNLFDDINREKSNIKDLTLQVHTQRKKLQNVTNMIALKQREQGVKDGDIRRQIQELQTQKNSVLAEREELDVLRMDLKNKNLEVEAEMKTISQEKEDFIQMKVEVQKESKLLLIEKERMVGQWSDLKKRENKQMDKMKSIESLRIRLQELDARMSQNMNHKMIRLEQNKEDILKLVSILEEKQEALDVHKINMKSCTEMLVREREGLKSLMSEIVILRQFMENQLKPETLSEKKELLKLKAELDQKREDLERLSEKMDQEKLVLNLIRSENQKQCDLLQQDAQDIKEEKEKLKLTKTELKQKREHVDSLLDDISREKSNIKDLTLQLQSQRNTFENVIDKVMLKQQEQELHDDTIRRLKLELENRENSVLTERQELEVGRKNIDKTKEEVEATMNNISGERERLSQLKTDIIREREMFLNEKYKLERGRSELKIREHQVINKMKVVETVKVKLQQLNERISDEIKVKMQSLEQNNEDVLILCTALGERFTEIEGLKEDMACYTELMGRDKEGLIKVLSDIVIQKEDCENLWKQKVRAEQLHLDKQKTELKEEREDLETMNETMNNYKLDMELMRSDIQKQTDLLQKNKHYFTDERENLEMTNTELQKKIKHADNLFDDINREKSNIKDLTLQVHTQRKKLQNVTNMIALKQREQGVKDGDIRRQIQELQTQKNSVLAEREELDVLRMDLKNKNLEVEAEMKTISQEKEDFIQMKVEVEKESKLLLIEKERMVGQWSDLKKRENKQMDKMKSIEFLRIRLQELDARMSQNMNHKMIRLEQNKEDILKLVSILEEKQEALDVHKINMKSCTEMLVREREGLKSLMSEIVILRQFMENQLKPETLSEKKELLKLKAELDQKREDLERLSEKMDQEKLVLNLIRSENQKQCDLLQQDAQDIKEEKEKLKLTKTELQQKREHVDSLLDDISREKSNIKDLTLQLQSQRNTFENVIDKVMLKQQEQELHDDTIRRLKLELENRENSVLTERQELEVGRKNIDKTKEEVEATMNNISGERERLSQLKTDIIREREMFLNEKYKLERGRSELKIREHQVINKMKVVETVKVKLQQLNERISDEIKVKMQSLEQNNEDVLILCTALGERFTEIEGLKEDMACYTELMGRDKEGLIKVLSDIVIQKEDCENLWKQKVRAEQLHLDKQKTELKEEREDLETMNETMNNYKLDMELMRSDIQKQTYLLQKNKHYFTDERENLEMTNTELQKKIKHADNLFDDINREKSNIKDLTLQVHTQRKKLQNVTNMIALKQREQGVKDGDIRRQIQELQTQKNSVLAERSELDVLRMDLKNKNLEVEAEMKTISQEKEDFIQMKVEVEKESELLLIEKERMEGQWSDLKKRENKQMDKMKSIESLRIRLQELDARMSQNMNHKMIRLEQNKEDILKLVSILEEKQEALDVHKINMKRCTEMLVREREGLKSLMSEIVILRQFMENQLKPETLSEKKELLKLKAELDQKREDLERLSEKMDQEKLVLNLIRSENQKQCDLLQQDAQDIKDEKEKLKLTKTELQEKREHVDSLLDDISREKSNIKDLTLQLQSQRNTFENVIDKVMLKEQEQELHDDTIRRLKLELENRENSVLTERQELEVGRKNIDKTKEEVEATMNNISGMRERLSQLKTDIVREREMFLNEKYKLERERSELKIREHKVINKMKVVETVKVKLQQLNERISDEIKVKMQSLQQNNEDVLILYTALGERFTEIEGLKEDMACYTELMGRDKEGLIKVLSDIVIQKEDCENLWKQKVRAEQLHLDKQKTELKEEREDLETMNETMNNYKLDMELMRSDIQKQTDLLQKNKHYFTDERENLEMTNTELQKKIKHADNLFDDINREKSNIKDLTLQVHTQRKKLQNVTNMIALKQREQVVKEGDIRRQIQELQTQKNSVLAEREELDVLRMDLKNKNLEVEAEMKTISQEKEDFIQMKVEVEKESELLLIEKERMEGQWSDLKKRENKQMDKMKSIESLRIRLQELDARMSQNMNHKMIRLEQNKEDILKLVSILEEKQEALDVHKINMKSCTEMLVREREGLKSLMSEIVILRQFMENQLKPETLSEKKELLKLKAELDQKREDLERLSEKMDQEKLVLNLIRSENQKQCDLLQQDAQDIKEEKETLKLTKTELKQKREHVDSLLDDISREKSNIKDLTLQLQSQRNTFENVIDKVMLKQQEQELHDDTIRRLKLELENRENSVLTERQELEVGRKNIDKTKEEVEATMNNISGERERLSQLKTDIIREREMFLNEKYKLERERSELKIREHQVINKMKVVETVKVKLQQLNERISDEIKVKMQSLQQNNEDVLILYTALGERFTEIEGLKEDMACYTELMGRDKEGLIKVLSDIVIQKEDCENLWKQKVRAEQLHLDKQKTELKEEREDLETMNETINNYKLDMELMRSDIQKQTDLLQKNKHYFTDERENLEMTNTELQKKIKHADNLFDDINREKSNIKDLTLQVHTQRKKLQNVTNMIALKQREQGVKDGDIRRQIPELQTQKNSVLAEREELDVLKMDLKNKNLEVEAEMKTISQEKEDFIQMKVEVEKESELLLIEKERMEGQWSDLKKRENKQMDKMKSIESLRIRLQELDARMSQNMNHKMIRLEQNKEDILKLVSILEEKQEALDVHKINMKSCTEMLVREREGLKSLMSEIVILRQFMENQLKPETLSEKKELLKLKAELDQKREDLERLSEKMDQEKLVLNLIRSENQKQCDLLQQDAQDIKEEKEKLKLTKTELKQKREHVDSLLDDISREKSNIKDLTLQLQSQRNTFENVIDKVMLKEQEQELHDDTIRRLKLELENRENSVLTERQELEVGRKNIDKTKEEVEATMNNISGERERLSQLKTDIIREREMFLNEKYKLERERSELKIREHQVINKMKVVETVKVKLQQLNERISDEIKVKMQSLQQNNEDVLILYTALGERFTEIEGLKEDMACYTELMGRDKEGLIKVLSDIVIQKEDCENLWKQKVRAEQLHLDKQKTELKEEREDLETMNETMNNYKLDMELMRSDIQKQTDLLQKNKHYFTDERENLEMTNTELQKKIKHADNLFDDINREKSNIKDLTLQVHTQRKKLQNVTNMIALKQREQGVKDGDIRRQIQELQTQKNSVLAEREELDVLRMDLKNKNLEVEAEMKTISQEKEDFIQMKVEVEKESELLLIEKERMEGQWSDLKKRENKQMDKMKSIESLRIRLQELDARMSQNMNHKMIRLEQNKEDILKLVSILEEKQEALDVHKINMKSCTEMLVREREGLKSLMSEIVILRQFMENQLKPETLSEKKELLKLKAELDQKREDLERLSEKMDQEKLVLNLIRSENQKQCDLLQQDAQDIKEEKEKLKLTKTELKQKREHVDSLLDDISREKSNIKDLTLQLQSQRNTFENVIDKVMLKQQEQELHDDTIRRLKLELENRENSVLTERQELEVGRKNIDKTKEEVEATMNNISGERERLSQLKTDIIREREMFLNEKYKLERERSELKIREHQVINKMKVVETVKVKLQQLNERISDEIKVKMQSLQQNNEDVLILYTALGERFTEIEGLKEDMACYTELMGRDKEGLIKVLSDIVIQKEDCENLWKQKVRAEQLHLDKQKTELKEEREDLETMNETMNNYKLDMELMRSDIQKQTDLLQKNKHYFTDERENLEMTNTELQKKIKHADNLFDDINREKSNIKDLTLQVHTQRKKLQNVTNMIALKQREQGVKDGDIRRQIQELQTQKNSVLAEREELDVLRMDLKNKNLEVEAEMKTISQEKEDFIQMKVEVEKESELLLIEKERMEGQWSDLKKRENKQMDKMKSIESLRIRLQELDARMSQNMNHKMIRLEQNKEDILKLVSILEEKQEALDVHKINMKSCTEMLVREREGLKSLMSEIVILRQFMENQLKPETLSEKKELLKLKAELDQKREDLERLSEKMDQEKLVLNLIRSENQKQCDLLQQDAQDIKEEKEKLKLTKTELKQKREHVDSLLDDISREKSNIKDLTLQLQSQRNTFENVIDKVMLKEQEQELHDDTIRRLKLELENRENSVLTERQELEVGRKNIDKTKDEVEATMNNISGERERLSQLKTDIIREREMFLNEKYKLERERPELKIREHQVINKMKVVETVKVKLQQLNERISDEIKVKMQSLEQNNEDVLILCTALGERFTEIEGLKEDMACYTELMGRDKEGLIKVLSDIVIQKEDCENLWKQKVRAEQLHLDKQKTELKEEREDLETMNETMNNYKLDMELMRSDIQKQTDLLQKNKHYFTDERENLEMTNTELQKKIKHADNLFDDINREKSNIKDLTLQVHTQRKKLQNVTNMIALKQREQGVKDGDIRRQIQELQTQKNSVLAEREELDVLRMDLKNKNLEVEAEMKTISQEKEDFIQMKVEVEKESELLLIEKERMEGQWSDLKKRENKQMDKMKSIESLRIRLQELDARMSQNMNHKMIRLEQNKEDILKLVSILEEKQEALDVHKINMKSCTEMLVREREGLKSLMSEIVILRQFMENQLKPETLSEKKELLKLKAELDQKREDLERLSEKMDQEKLVLNLIRSENQKQCDLLQQDAQDIKEEKEKLKLTKTELKQKREHVDSLLDDISREKSNIKDLTLQLQSQRNTFENVIDKVMLKQQEQELHDDTIRRLKLELENRENSVLTERQELEVGRKNIDKTKEEVEATMNNISGERERLSQLKTDIIREREMFLNEKYKLERERSELKIREHQVINKMKVVETVKVKLQQLNERISDEIKVKMQSLQQNNEDVLILYTALGERFTEIEGLKEDMACYTELMGRDKEGLIKVLSDIVIQKEDCENLWKQKVRAEQLHLDKQKTELKEEREDLETMNETMNNYKLDMELMRSDIQKQTDLLQKNKHYFTDERENLEMTNTELQKKIKHADNLFDDINREKSNIKDLTLQVHTQRKKLQNVTNMIALKQREQGVKDGDIRRQIQELQTQKNSVLAEREELDVLRMDLKNKNLEVETEMKTISQEKEDFIQMKVEVEKESELLLIEKERMEGQWSDLKKRENKQMDKMKSIESLRIRLQELDARMSQKMNHKMIRLEQNKEDILKLVSILEEKQEALDVHTINMKSCTEMLVREREGLKSLMSEIVILRQFMENRLKSEENDLLKLKAELDQKREALERLSKKMDQEKLVLNLTRSELDKHNNITSGFYGLIQREIKHVVTVTFDKAVQTEAIPKESLQEHDFKKQDLNKHREFEYDSDLHPDVMIKTEEFKHQWKFPGDRSDLERERKHLATKRKCLLMVTEEMENEQKQKLATLSEFETQQNHCTEKMSKSDCLQKIWKSTTIQRKEIDNMKSRGHEIRNNLEKRLKVINQFVKITCSQKDWELQDKSKLGERLSKNRTSEKDGARDSKILNEKYSELKQLKFRMLSKIEKLHVKETENRTQKTCDKANQTLQLDITMGNEGSSKTHQEPMVQTEASSETSSGLLSQLRHYCCHYCPCCACCTQGST